GGGAGAGATCAAGGCCGACCTGATGGCGCCGCACCCGATGCACCGTCTGGTCCAGGGGGATGTCGGCTGCGGCAAGACCATCGTCGCCCTGATGGCCGCGCTGGTCGCCATCGAAAACGACACCCAAGTCGCCGTGGTCGCCCCCACCGAGATCCTGGCCGAACAGCATTTTCTCCAGTTTCATCCCTGGCTCGAGACACTCGGGCTGAAGGCCGCGCTCCTCTCCGGCTCGTTGCCGGCCCGGGAGAAGCGGTTGATTCTCGAACAGCTCAGGGCAGGGGAGGTGCACCTGGTCGTCGGCACCCACGCCGTGTTGCAGGAAGGGGTGGAATTCAGGCGCCTGGGCCTGGGGATCATCGACGAGCAGCACCGCTTCGGCGTCCGCCAGCGGGGCGTCCTGCGCCGGAAGGGGGAGAACCCGCACATCCTGGTCATGACCGCTACGCCGATTCCGCGCACCCTGTCGTTGACCCTCTTCGGGGATCTCGCCCTGTCGGTCATCGATGAGCTGCCGCCGGGACGCACCCCGGTGCGGACGGTGGTTGTTCCGGAGGCGTCCCGGGAAAGGGCCTATTCTCTCATTAAACGAGAGCTGGGGGAGGGGAGGCAGGCCTACATCGTCTATCCGCTGGTCGAGGAGTCGGAGAAGAGCGACCTGCTCGCGGCCAGCGAGGGGGCCGAGCATCTTAAGCAGAAGGTCTTCCCCGAGGCCCGGATCGCCCTGCTGCACGGCCGGATGAAGCCGGAGGAGAAGGAGGCGACCATGGCCGCCTTCAAGGAGCGGCAGATCGACCTCCTGGTTGCCACCACCGTGATCGAAGTCGGCATCGACGTGCCGAACGCCACGGTCATGATGGTCGAGCATGCCGAGCGTTTCGGCCTGGCCCAGCTCCATCAACTGCGCGGCCGGGTGGGACGCGGCGGGGCGACCGGCACCTGCCTGCTGATGCGTTCGGCCCGCTGCAGCGAGGAGGGAATGCGGCGGCTGCAGGTCATGAGCGAGACGACCGACGGCTTCCGCATCGCCGAGGCCGACCTGGAGATCCGCGGACCGGGGGAGTTTCTCGGCACCCGCCAGGCGGGGCTCCCCGATTTCCGCGTCGCCAACCTGCTGCGCGACGGCCGGATTCTGGAGGCGGCCCGCCAGGACGCCTTCCAACTCGCCGCGGATCCGGCCTTCATGACCGACCCTCGCTATGCGG
This region of Desulfuromonadales bacterium genomic DNA includes:
- the recG gene encoding ATP-dependent DNA helicase RecG; protein product: MPLTPACQCRKEVLATPLERIRGVGPRIVQQLAKMGIFTIEDVLYTLPFRYEDRRQIRRIAHLREGAREVFCGEILAAGEAQTARSRKRLYEVIVGDGTGQVVLKWFHYRREWMLQRFVIGRRVFVTGEVKRFGTLREVHHPDIELLTPERSLEDFIAADPLSFGRILPVYPLTEGLHQKSVRKIWKEVVDRYAEYVVSSLPPEILQRHGLLPLGEALRRVHWPPGEAALQELEEGRDAARRTLVYDEFFFLELGLALKRRGVVLEEGIPFQVTHRYTRPLAALLPYRLTEAQRRVLGEIKADLMAPHPMHRLVQGDVGCGKTIVALMAALVAIENDTQVAVVAPTEILAEQHFLQFHPWLETLGLKAALLSGSLPAREKRLILEQLRAGEVHLVVGTHAVLQEGVEFRRLGLGIIDEQHRFGVRQRGVLRRKGENPHILVMTATPIPRTLSLTLFGDLALSVIDELPPGRTPVRTVVVPEASRERAYSLIKRELGEGRQAYIVYPLVEESEKSDLLAASEGAEHLKQKVFPEARIALLHGRMKPEEKEATMAAFKERQIDLLVATTVIEVGIDVPNATVMMVEHAERFGLAQLHQLRGRVGRGGATGTCLLMRSARCSEEGMRRLQVMSETTDGFRIAEADLEIRGPGEFLGTRQAGLPDFRVANLLRDGRILEAARQDAFQLAADPAFMTDPRYAELRTVLLERWGSRLELASIG